The genome window CCCCGAATGGCTTCTACCAGCGAAGGACCATGCCATGCCTCTTCTCCCTCGTAGGTTGTATTCAATAGATCGATGATGCGGATTAATTCATCATTTTGTACCATAGAAATCTGCTTATAAACAGTAATACGAAACCAAAACTACAAAGCTCGCGTGAGATTCTTAAAAATATTTACTGTATCTCTACTGATTGGTTCTCTGCCACGACGACGGGCGCCAGCCTTCCACCCGCTGGCTCTCCTGATGCGCTAATTTTAGCAGTCGCTCAATCTTTCGGGTTCCCGTTTCAATAAATGGATCATTCTTTTTAAACCACATCTCATAAACGTTGTGCGGCTTGGACTTTTGCACGCCCAAAAACAGAAAGGTTTCGGCGGTAGGTTCGGCTAGGAAGTAAAAGGCAGCCTGCCGGTCGTAGCCATAGAACTGAAATTTATGAAAAAACTCCTCGCTGGACCTTGAGGAAGTTGTTTTTACATCCACAATTAAACCGGGGCGCACCCCGTCGGGCTTTGCCTTGAGGGGTAAGCCTGTTAGCGTGCATTCCCAGAAAAGGGGCTTTTCGACGGTCAGATCCGTCAATAAATCCGTGGTTCGCTCACGCACCGACTCAGCCAGTGCCCGCAGGTTTTTGCCTTCCGTTGCCGTGTGCAACTGCCAGTTGACTGGCCGGTGCGGCTCTAGCAAAAGCTGGTGAAAGGTCGTCCCGTACTGCATAATTTTGGGCGATGCTTTCCGAAGGGGCTTAAACGTATGCAGATTTAATAACTCCGTTAAATCAGAATTAGCGTAGGCTGGATGCGAACGATATTGGTGCTCAGTCATTCAAAAAATCAGACAAGTAACTGTTGCTTACAGAGCCCTAAAGTTACGCAGTTTGCGACCGATCTCCCAACTAAATTGCAATCCAAGTCTACCTTTCCTTTTGTTCCACGAGCAAGAAAACCGGAACTATTTTACTCGTTAATCGTTAAATAGAACACACTTTTTAGGGGTTATCATCTGCTTAAAGCCGAGTTACTCCTGAACCTTTCTATGAAACTCTTCAAATGCACGCACTGCGGACAACTGCTCTTTTTCGAGAATGGTTTTTGCGAGCGGTGCAAGTATCCGTTGGGCTTCGTGTCCCAGCAATTGCAGTTGCTCCCGCTTGAGGTAGCAGGACCGGATACGTTTCGCATCTACAACCAAGGTCCCTTTCTTTACCGCTACTGCGCCAATCATCAATACGGTGTCTGCAACTGGCTGGTTGCCGATGGCAGCCAGACGCCCTATTGTAAAGCCTGCACGCTAAACCGCACCATTCCGAACCTAAGCAAGGCGGAATACCTGCAACGCTGGCGCGTTATCGAAGTCGCAAAACACCGGCTGGTTTACACCTTAAGGCGCATGAAACTGCCTTTGGTGAGTAAAACCACCGATCCCGACAAAGGGCTCTCGTTTGATTTTCTGGCCGACGAAAATCCCGGACATTCGCCCCGCATCCTGACCGGTCATAGCCGAGGTTTGATAACCATTAACATTGCCGAAGCGGACGATATTGAGCGGGAAATGGCTCGTCGGGCCATGGACGAACCTTATCGCACCGTACTGGGGCACTTCCGCCACGAGGTAGGACATTATTACTGGGATCAGCTCATTGACCATTCCGACCATTTGACTGCCTGTCGGGAATTGTTTGGGGACGAGCGGCAAAATTACGCCGAGGCGCTGAAACAGCATTACCGAAAAGGGCCAGCTAGAGGCTGGAATCAGCATTTTATCAGTGCCTACGCCAGTGCGCACCCCTGGGAAGACTGGGCGGAAACCTGGGCGCACTACATGCACATCCTGGACACCCTCGAAACGGCCTACGACTTTGGCTTGAGCGTTCATCCCCGAATTATTGAAGAACGGACCATTTTGAGCTCAGAGGTTAAGATTGACCCTTATGATCCCGAAAATTTCGAGATGCTCATCAGCTTGTGGTTACCCCTGTGTTTTGCCATGAACAGCCTGAACCGCAGCATGGGGCATTCGGACTTGTATCCGTTTGTTATTCCTCCCCTCGTCATGCAGAAACTTAGCTTCATCCATCGGGTGTGTTACGAAGCACGCGTGGTATAAAATACAGGCAGTAAGCAATAAATCGGCTTTTATTTCAGTTTTATGGTCGAGTGTTTACGACTATGTGCCGCCGATTTTTCACCCTCGTACTTGTGCTGATTTCAACCGTCGGAATGCGCCCGGAAGGACGTACTAACGATGAGTACAGCCGCATTGATGCCTACGCCCGAACCACGCCGGATTCGTATGCCCGAAGCATCAATACCTTGTCTGATTACCTGACCGCTCCCGCCCGGACGGATATGGATAAAGTTCGGGTTATTTACGCCTGGATGGTTTCCCATATTCAATATGACCTAGCGGCTGCCAACAGCGCTTACCGCCAAAAATATTATTCCGAGAAAGAATACGCGACCCGGGTCCTGCAAAAGCGCAAAGGGCTTTGCACTGGTTACGCACTCTTATTCAAGTATTTACTTAAACGAGCAGGCGTCGATGCAGCCAGCATCCGCGGCTATGCGCGAACGGATGACAAGGAGTCGGGCTTACCCGTTGCCGTGGTTGATCACGAATGGAATGCCGTACGCATTGATAACGAATGGTACCTCCTTGATTTGGCCTGGGCCGTGTCAACGGCTGAAGAAGGCCAATCCAGCAATGATTTTTATTTTCTGACGCCTCCCGATCAGTTTGTTTCGCAGCATTTCCCGACCGATCCGCGTTGGCAGCTTCTTGCCCAGCCCGTCAGTAAGCCCGAATTTGATCGCTTTCCCAAGCTGTACGCCCCTTATTTTGCCATGGGTTACAGCCCCGATTTTCCCAAAAATGGCCAGATTACGATCAATCGTCAGACGCAATTGACGTTTCAGAACCCGAATGCGATTGACTACCTCTGCACAATTAGCCGATTTGGTCAAACCAAAGGTGTCGATATTCCTATTTCGGTTACCCGCACGGATGATCTGCACCTGATTCGTCTGAACGTCTCCGCTCAGGGGCGCGGCACGTTGCGCGTTTTTGCGGCTCCGGTTACGCAAAGTCGTTCCAAGCATTATGAATGCATCGCGTCCTTTACCGTCAATAGTTTGTAACGATTGACGGTAAAGGCTCTACGCCCGCATTTCAACCAGTAAATTCCGGTACTGGTCCATCTGAACGTAACTTTTTTCGCGAATGACAATGGTTGTATCGGGTTCTTCGATGATGCCTGGTCCAGACAGCCGGTCGTCGGGTTGAATGCGAGCCCGGTCGTAAATAGGACACGAACAAGGGGTCAGGTCTTCTTCGTAATACACCGACCGATAGCCCTTCAAAGCCACAAAATCCTGATCATTGGAACGCGTTGCCGGATTGGAGCGTTGCAGCGTGTTGATGACTTCTTTCTTTGACGTTTTATCGAAATAGATCAGTAAATACCCCAAAGCCGTCGAAACGCCCGCCGCCCCCGGAATAATTACTTTCTGGACGCCTAGCTGGCTGGCAATATCCAGCGCGTGTACGGGGCCAGCGCCGCCGAAAGCCACCAGACCATAAGCCGACCAGTCAAAGGCCCGATCAGAGACTAACTTCCGAATGTTCTTAGCAACGTACCGATCAATTCCCTGGCTTAGGCGCATGGCTGCTTCTTCTACCTTCATGCCCAGCGGCTTGCCAATGTGTTCTTCCATGGCTTGCCGCGCCGCGTCAATATCCAGCCGAATGCGGCCATTCAGAAAATAGCTTTTGTTGAGAAAGCCCAGAATCAGGTCCACGTCAGTTAGGGTTGGTCGCGAGCCGCCCCGTCCGAAGCAGGCGGGACCGGTCTCGTGGTCGGCATGCTCCATCATCACGGCTAGCGAGCCATCTACATCAACGCCCACAAAATTGTTGCCCCCAACGCCCAGCGTGCGCATTTGGGTTTCGCCATCCAGCAACGTAAGGTGCGTGTAGGAGCCCCCCATTTTCAGAAGAATCAGTTTCTTTTCGTTGACCAGCGAGCCATAGAACTTACCGACCGCTAGGCAACCTACCCGACCGGGTTTTATGATTCGCTTGATGTCTTTGAGCGCCCCTTCCAGGTCAACGATTTCGCCGTCGTTGGTAACAAACTGCATGGGAAACGGCCAACCCAGCTCTTGCAATTGCTCATGGAGGTGTTGCAGGCATTCCAGCGCCTCTTCGGCAGGAATTTGGACATTCAAGCCCATCACTACGGCTTCAATATCCGCCATCGCGATGCTGTACTGTTCCAGAAAATGAGTGATTTCTTCCGTTAGGGTAGCGGTAGAATCCCGAAAGGTAGCGGCCACTTTTTTGATGGAAAGCTGTCCTTCTTCATTAACTAATACAAAATCAGTAAATGTTTCTCCCCAATCAATGCTAAAATGGTAGCGGCTCATAGTGGCCTATCGATAATGTTTATTTGGTGGTAACGCGCATTTGAGTAATGCGCCAGCTGCTATCAGAAGCCATGCTCAGGTCAGAGTTAAGCGTAACCGTTTTTCGGTTTGCGGTACTACCCGCCGGAACTGTTTCGGCATACTCATACTGCTCCGTGGCTGTCGCCTTTTTTTCCTCAATACGCAGGTTTTTCAACTTATAATTCTGGGCTTTTACCGCACTCGCTATTCGTTGGTAGTCAGCGGGCGATAGCGCCGTGCCGTTGTTAATGATTTTAGCGCTATCGGCAAAATATCGGTTAAAATCTGTCGAAATTCCGGGTAGCAAAGCACTGTCCCGGTTCAGCAGGGCCATTCTGTTTTTAAGCATGGCGACCACCGTGTCTCGCTGTTTATAAAGCGCAGTTGTGGTGGTACGGGTTTCGACGCGGCGCAGGCGACGCTGTGTTTCAGGTGTTTGCGCTTGCGTAATAGTGGCCCATAAAAACAGGCTTGCCAGAAAAAAGGAAGTTTTCATAAGTAAGCAGGAAGATCGTTTATGATCAATCGATTATCTCCCAAAATGTTTATTAGAAAAAAAGCTGTTCTGCCAGACGGTATGTGTTGCAATGCGCTTCCACAATGTCGGCAATGCGGGTAGAATACCCCCCGCCCATCGATACCGCAATGGGTAGCCCATGTTGTTTCGCTTGCTCAAATACAAACTGATCACGCTGTTTACAACCTTCCATAGACACTTTCAACTTGCCTAGTTTATCGGTTTCCAAAATATCAACGCCGGAAATATAAAACAGAAAATCGGGCTTTTGCTCTTTCAACAGACGGGGCAGTGTTTCATACAAGGTTTCCAGGTAAACAGAATCAGTCGTACCAGTCGGTATTTCGACGTCTAAATCCGAGTGCTCTTTGTGCAGTGGGTAGTTGTCTTTCCCGTGCATACTAAATGTAAACACCCTCGGCTCGTCCTGAAAAATAACGGCGGTGCCATTGCCTTGGTGTACGTCCAGATCCACAATCATGATCTTCCGGACCAATTTATTTTCCAGCAGGTAATACGACGCAACGGCTACATCATTCAGCAGGCAAAAACCTTCTCCCCGATCGGAATAAGCGTGATGGGTCCCGCCCGCCACATTCAGCGCAACCCCGTGCTGCATCGCCAGCAAGCTGCAATCGATGGTGCCCTGGGTGATGATCCACTCGCGCTGAACCAGCCCCTCCGACAGGGGAAAGCCCACTTTTCGCATCATTCGAGGCGAGGCAGTCAAGGTTTTAAGCTGATGCACATAGTCGGCGGTATGTACCCCTAAAACCCAACGATCCTCTACCGGCGCAGGGCTGAAAAAGTTGGCG of Tellurirhabdus bombi contains these proteins:
- a CDS encoding PD-(D/E)XK nuclease-like domain-containing protein, whose translation is MTEHQYRSHPAYANSDLTELLNLHTFKPLRKASPKIMQYGTTFHQLLLEPHRPVNWQLHTATEGKNLRALAESVRERTTDLLTDLTVEKPLFWECTLTGLPLKAKPDGVRPGLIVDVKTTSSRSSEEFFHKFQFYGYDRQAAFYFLAEPTAETFLFLGVQKSKPHNVYEMWFKKNDPFIETGTRKIERLLKLAHQESQRVEGWRPSSWQRTNQ
- a CDS encoding zinc-binding metallopeptidase family protein; protein product: MKLFKCTHCGQLLFFENGFCERCKYPLGFVSQQLQLLPLEVAGPDTFRIYNQGPFLYRYCANHQYGVCNWLVADGSQTPYCKACTLNRTIPNLSKAEYLQRWRVIEVAKHRLVYTLRRMKLPLVSKTTDPDKGLSFDFLADENPGHSPRILTGHSRGLITINIAEADDIEREMARRAMDEPYRTVLGHFRHEVGHYYWDQLIDHSDHLTACRELFGDERQNYAEALKQHYRKGPARGWNQHFISAYASAHPWEDWAETWAHYMHILDTLETAYDFGLSVHPRIIEERTILSSEVKIDPYDPENFEMLISLWLPLCFAMNSLNRSMGHSDLYPFVIPPLVMQKLSFIHRVCYEARVV
- a CDS encoding transglutaminase domain-containing protein — protein: MLISTVGMRPEGRTNDEYSRIDAYARTTPDSYARSINTLSDYLTAPARTDMDKVRVIYAWMVSHIQYDLAAANSAYRQKYYSEKEYATRVLQKRKGLCTGYALLFKYLLKRAGVDAASIRGYARTDDKESGLPVAVVDHEWNAVRIDNEWYLLDLAWAVSTAEEGQSSNDFYFLTPPDQFVSQHFPTDPRWQLLAQPVSKPEFDRFPKLYAPYFAMGYSPDFPKNGQITINRQTQLTFQNPNAIDYLCTISRFGQTKGVDIPISVTRTDDLHLIRLNVSAQGRGTLRVFAAPVTQSRSKHYECIASFTVNSL
- a CDS encoding hydantoinase/oxoprolinase family protein, which encodes MSRYHFSIDWGETFTDFVLVNEEGQLSIKKVAATFRDSTATLTEEITHFLEQYSIAMADIEAVVMGLNVQIPAEEALECLQHLHEQLQELGWPFPMQFVTNDGEIVDLEGALKDIKRIIKPGRVGCLAVGKFYGSLVNEKKLILLKMGGSYTHLTLLDGETQMRTLGVGGNNFVGVDVDGSLAVMMEHADHETGPACFGRGGSRPTLTDVDLILGFLNKSYFLNGRIRLDIDAARQAMEEHIGKPLGMKVEEAAMRLSQGIDRYVAKNIRKLVSDRAFDWSAYGLVAFGGAGPVHALDIASQLGVQKVIIPGAAGVSTALGYLLIYFDKTSKKEVINTLQRSNPATRSNDQDFVALKGYRSVYYEEDLTPCSCPIYDRARIQPDDRLSGPGIIEEPDTTIVIREKSYVQMDQYRNLLVEMRA
- a CDS encoding histone deacetylase family protein; translated protein: MLKIAFDPIYKHPLPDGPNGEPHRFPMIKYELIPEQLLYEGTCTPANFFSPAPVEDRWVLGVHTADYVHQLKTLTASPRMMRKVGFPLSEGLVQREWIITQGTIDCSLLAMQHGVALNVAGGTHHAYSDRGEGFCLLNDVAVASYYLLENKLVRKIMIVDLDVHQGNGTAVIFQDEPRVFTFSMHGKDNYPLHKEHSDLDVEIPTGTTDSVYLETLYETLPRLLKEQKPDFLFYISGVDILETDKLGKLKVSMEGCKQRDQFVFEQAKQHGLPIAVSMGGGYSTRIADIVEAHCNTYRLAEQLFF